The following are encoded in a window of Artemia franciscana chromosome 19, ASM3288406v1, whole genome shotgun sequence genomic DNA:
- the LOC136039071 gene encoding uncharacterized protein LOC136039071: MIFVTGIVPDSFGVGLVHPILKKGKPAEQCASYRLITVSTTFCKLFKSLIFDEIAVRCTIPDDQFGFKNHSGREHVHSVLANLLIDADKNGDLLVFGALDVSRAFDSCIHGHILLKVLLQGVSSCILSPVYSMYNKLSAVILIPSPSSTFPSKEMLSLKKGVRQDGKTSPSLFNNAIIEARQVIKPSCFFRGINLSLLNFADDSLHVSRSISFFQQNYNSLAAAYNQIGLFFNESKTELLFFNGSKNELSINLSVKIGDTLIKPCESLTYLGLPISSTLKDTRSALTHHLCSRLRASYGLFVANNYRFNRPVLAWLYNAFTTPHLLALVPFWKIFTATEKKANCIAFYKYAKFLLRLPLWHSNGDISRKSQKTLPWT, from the coding sequence atgattttcgtTACTGGCATCGTTCCAGACAGCTTTGGTGTTGGATTGGTCCATCCTattctcaaaaaaggtaaaccaGCTGAACAGTGCGCTTCATATCGTCTGATCACCGTTTCAACTACTTTTTGTAAGCTATTTAAAtcccttatttttgatgaaattgcagTTCGATGCACTATTCCGGACGACCAGTTCGGGTTCAAAAACCACTCAGGACGGGAACACGTTCACAGCGTTCTTGCAAATCTTCTTATTGATGCAGATAAAAATGGTGATCTTCTCGTCTTCGGAGCGCTTGATGTTAGTAGAGCCTTCGATTCTTGCATCCATGGCCATATCCTGCTCAAAGTCCTTCTGCAAGGTGTTTCCTCTTGCATCCTTTCCCCTGTTTACAGTATGTACAACAAGCTCTCGGCTGTCATCCTGATCCCCTCTCCGTCCAGCACTTTCCCTTCTAAAGAAATGCTGAGTCTCAAGAAAGGCGTACGTCAAGATGGCAAAACTTCTCCATCACTGTTTAATAACGCTATTATCGAAGCACGGCAAGTAATAAAGCCGTCGTGCTTTTTTCGTGGGATTAATCTTTCGCTGCTgaactttgctgatgacagtcttcatgtttctcgttcgatatctttttttcaacaaaattacaacTCACTTGCAGCGGCATACAATCAGATCGGACTTTTCTTCAAcgaatctaaaacagaacttcttttcttcaatggttcaaaaaatgaGCTTTCAATTAACCTCTCCGTTAAAATTGGCGACACTCTGATTAAGCCTTGTGAGTCCCTTACgtatcttggccttcctatttcttctacattgaagGACACACGCTCAGCACTGACACACCACCTCTGTTCCCGACTACGAGCGTCTTACGGATTATTTGTTGCCAATAACTATCGTTTCAACCGTCCTGTCCTTGCCTGGCTGTACAATGCTTTTACTACCCCCCACCTGCTTGCTCTGGTccccttctggaaaatattcacagcTACCGAAAAGAAAGCCAATTGCATCGCATTTTACAAATATGCTAAGTTTCTCCTGCGTCTCCCTTTGTGGCACAGCAATGGCGACATCTCCAGGAAATCCCAGAAAACCCTTCCATGGAcatag